One Spodoptera frugiperda isolate SF20-4 chromosome 10, AGI-APGP_CSIRO_Sfru_2.0, whole genome shotgun sequence genomic region harbors:
- the LOC126911151 gene encoding uncharacterized protein LOC126911151 isoform X4, producing MAYGKTEKSGHTETALRAISKSKKSSRADAKVARLSSAFDKLFGDKEIPRKIMRSITTGSTKRPAPPSAKHPQIFPTAEMQKELDLAYSGAMDIIVSGAMDLLGDATHCSDDEAAEVVEVHEERRERHVSNVNVVKQSHEELLSHIREVREKSERLYLDVKWSRTFAGTFKK from the coding sequence ATGGCTTACGGCAAAACTGAAAAATCTGGCCACACGGAGACCGCACTGCGTGCAATTTCCAAGTCCAAGAAGAGTTCGAGAGCTGATGCTAAGGTTGCACGCTTATCATCAGCTTTCGATAAATTGTTTGGTGATAAGGAGATTCCGAGAAAGATCATGCGATCTATCACCACTGGTTCCACTAAGCGTCCAGCGCCCCCTAGTGCTAAACATCCGCAGATATTTCCGACTGCAGAAATGCAGAAGGAATTAGATCTAGCTTACTCGGGGGCGATGGATATCATCGTATCTGGCGCGATGGATCTCTTAGGAGATGCAACTCACTGCTCTGATGACGAAGCTGCTGAGGTGGTGGAAGTACATGAAGAGAGAAGAGAGCGTCATGTATCGAATGTGAATGTGGTGAAACAGTCTCATGAAGAACTCCTTTCTCACATAAGAGAAGTTCGCGAGAAAAGTGAAAGACTGTACCTTGACGTTAAGTGGTCAAGAACATTCGcaggtacttttaaaaaatga